From a single Zygotorulaspora mrakii chromosome 2, complete sequence genomic region:
- the HOP2 gene encoding Hop2p (similar to Saccharomyces cerevisiae HOP2 (YGL033W); ancestral locus Anc_4.81) — protein MASKKVKAVQVKGEEAEQLIEEYLVAQYRPFAINDIIQNLHNKVSKTGAQKALESLEAQERIITKTFGKVVIYACKEQELAVAEDIDMEKYTLQFLSELRSELNEVEKDKNAVMEAWHKCLKEPSNEELVRIIKNNEETTKTLEKELQALEAKWDPANEEAINQMVQTGDFLGKELRKRSRYLKRLISLIKDTIRPTNMTELLESIGCEYRS, from the coding sequence ATGGCATCCAAGAAGGTAAAGGCTGTTCAGGTAAAGGGTGAGGAGGCCGAACAGCTGATCGAGGAGTACTTGGTAGCTCAATATCGGCCATTTGCCATAAATGATATCATACAGAACTTGCACAATAAGGTCAGCAAGACGGGTGCACAAAAGGCGCTGGAGAGCCTGGAAGCGCAGGAACGAATTATCACAAAGACGTTTGGAAAAGTGGTGATCTATGCTTGCAAGGAGCAGGAGTTAGCAGTGGCAGAAGACATTGACATGGAGAAATACACGCTCCAGTTTTTATCAGAGCTTCGGAGTGAGCTGAATGAGGTAGAAAAGGACAAGAACGCGGTGATGGAGGCGTGGCATAAGTGCCTCAAGGAGCCTTCTAATGAAGAGCTTGTGagaatcatcaaaaacaaCGAGGAGACCACAAAAACGCTGGAAAAAGAGTTACAGGCATTGGAAGCTAAGTGGGATCCTGCGAATGAAGAAGCTATTAATCAAATGGTGCAAACAGGTGACTTCTTGGGCAAGGAGTTGAGGAAAAGATCGCGATACCTTAAACGGctgatttctttgataaaggATACAATTCGTCCCACGAATATGACCGAGCTATTG